A region of the Pricia mediterranea genome:
TTGACAATTACCTTGAAATTCTCGATAATGGCAAGCATTCCGCCGAACTGTACTATAATTTGGGGAATGCCTATTACAAGCTCAACCAGATTGCGCCAAGTATTTATTATTATGAGAAGGCCTTGCTATTGAAGCCCAACGATCCTGAAATAAAAAACAATTTATCGTATGCGCGGAACATGACTCTTGACGCCATCGATACGATGCCGGAAACCGGATTTGCAAGAATCTATAACAGTTTTCTCGATGTGCTTTCCTTTGATCAATGGGGCTACGTTGCCGTTGTTTTTATGATACTGTTCGTGCTGCTCTATATCGGCTTTTACTACTTCCGCTATTCCTCGCGCAAACGTTTGGCCTTTATATTGAGTACCGTCTGTCTTTTCCTTTCCATTGCGTCGGTCGTATTTGCCTACATGGAATATAAAGCCTTTCAAGCCGACCGGCCTGCCATCGTATTCGCGGAGCAGACAAGCGTTAAATCAGAGCCCAACAAAATAAGCCAAGAGGCTTTTGCCCTTCACGAAGGCACCAAAGTGAACGTACTAGACGAACTGAACGATTGGAAAAAAATCCGTATCGCCGACGGCACATTTGGATGGATTCCCTCGGAGGACATTAGGTTAGTGAAGGATTTTTAATATTTTCTTAACGTGCCACAATTAGAATTCCCTTATTTTTACCGAAATTTCAAGCTTACCATGTCGAAGTCCCGCATGCATTTTATTCTCCTTGGTCTCTGGCTTTTTGCCATTACCGCGCCTAGCGTGACTACTTTGATTGATGTCGATGAACCTGTAATGGTCACGAACCTTACCGAGGAAGAGCACCAGGAACAGGGCAAAAAAGGTGCTGATGAAAAAAAGGTAGTCAATAGCGGATTATCCGATCTTTCGTTGTTATTCCTAAGACAACAGTCTGCTTTATTCAATCCCTATCTACTTCGAAACTCCGATCACAAAGCGGAAATCATTCTTCCGCCACCGGAACGGATCGCCTACGGGAAAGATTGTCAAGCTTAATAGTCTTTTGTTTAGAACATAACCGGTAGAAATACCCGTGCTATTTTTTGAAAGATTCCCAGATTCCGTCTGGAAATATCGGCCATACTTTCCCGAATTTTTTACCCATTCTTACAGCTTCATTAATTTTATATTTCATCAGGTTATTGGATTCCATCTGATAGGAACTCCGGTATTCACCTATTTACTTAAAATCAAGATATATGGATCTCAACAAGGTATTCAAAAACAACAAAAATTGGATCAAGGAAAAACTATCCGCAGATGCCGACTTTTTTGATAAGCTGGGCAAAGGCCAAAGCCCCGAACTGCTTTACATCGGCTGTTCCGACAGTAGGGTGACCGCCGAAGAACTCATGGGCATGGGCCCCGGGGAAGTTTTTGTACACCGCAACATCGCCAATATGGTCACCAGCATCGACCTAAACGTAATGTCTGTAGTGAACTACGCGGTCGACCATTTAAAAGTGGGCCATGTCGTGGTCTGCGGACATTATGCCTGTGGCGGGGTAAAGGCCGCTATGCAATCCGCCGACTTGGGCATCCTCAATCCTTGGTTGCGGAACATCCGGGATGTTTATCGCCTACATAAAACCGAATTGGACGAAATCGATGACGAGAATAAAAGATACGATCGCCTGGTGGAGCTCAATGTTCAAGAACAATGCGTGAATCTTATCAAGACCGCGGCCGTTCAAAAAGCCTACCGCGACCGGGGCCTTAGGGTATACGGGTGGGTTTTCGACGTTCGTACGGGCGAGCTTGTCGACCTCAACATCGATTTTGAGGGTATCCTTGACAACATCATGGAAATCTATCATTTGGATTGATGTTTACCACGGTTTTTTTATAAGGCCGAGATTAAAAATTTTGTAAACCTTGAAACATTCCAAATGAAGAATATATTCTCAAATTTCAAGGGCGATCTGTTCGGCGGAATCACGGCCGGCATAGTCGCCCTGCCCTTGGCCCTTGCCTTTGGCGTTAGTTCGGGCATGGGCCCAAGTGCCGGACTTTACGGTGCTATTTTTATCGGTTTTTTTGCCGCACTGTTTGGGGGCACCAATACCCAAATATCCGGACCCACGGCACCGATGACTGCGGTAAGTATGGTCGTAATTGCCGGTATCGTCGCGGCCAACGACGGAAGCCTCGAAAAGGCACTTCCCGCTATTCTTATTGTTTTCCTTTTGGCAGGTCTTATGCAAATCGGACTCGGTCTTATGGGTATCGGTAAATACATCCGGTATATTCCTTATCCTGTGGTGTCGGGGTTTATGACGGCCATTGGTGTCATAATTCTGGTCACACAGATTTTGCCGGCATTGGGCTATTATCCCAAGGAAGACGCCGAATTTGTTGCCCGATATAAGCCCATGGCAGAAGAAATCATTCTCGAAAATATCCTAAAGGAAGAGGCCGGGGAAGGCATTTTGGTGCTGGAAGATTTTGAGGAAACCATCGAACGGGCCGGTACAGTCACTCAAGAAGACATTCAAAAGGAAGCCGCAACCCTCGCCAATAAAGAGGCCTCAGGGGTTCTTGGAGCTTTTAAGGTATTACCTAGGGCCCTAAGCAATATTAACTGGTTGGAGTTGATATTGGCCTTGGCCACGATTTTTATAATTTATGGTTTTAAGCGGATTACCACCACCATTCCGAGCGCTCTTGTCGCCTTGGCGGTAGTTTCGGGAGTCGCTTATGGTTTTGGTTTGGATTACCGCCCCATTGAGCAAATACCCGGCGGATTTCCGATTCCCCACTTGGAAATTTTTACCAATTTCGAACTGGGCGCGCTTACGCCCTATATTTTTACGGCTTTGACTTTGGCTCTTTTAGGTGCCATCGACTCGCTGCTGACTTCTGTAGTGGCCGATAACATGACCAAGACCAAGCATCGCCCGAACAAAGAACTGGTCGGTCAGGGTATCGGTAATAGTATCGCTGCTATTTTTGGAGGGATTCCCGGTGCGGGTGCGACCATCAGAACCGTAGTGAATATAAATGCGGGCGGGAAGACAAAATTGTCGGGTATGATCGCAGGCATACTTCTGCTAGTCATTCTTTTGGCCTTAGGTCCGGTAGCATCGCAGATACCGGCGGCCGTACTTGCTGGAATTCTTGTAACTGTTGGCATAGGTGTAATGGATTACAAGGGACTCAAAGCGATACCAAGTCTTCCCAAGGACATGAGTATCGGACCCGTAAAACTCAGTTCCGAGGTGGTGATAATGCTTATAGTCTTGGTACTATCCTCAGTATGGAACCTGGTTTACGCCGTTGGGGTAGGATTGGTCATCGCCTCGTTGATGTTTATGAAAAAAATAGGCGATATGACCGCACAGCGCTCCGATGTAAAAACCTTAGAAAAGGAACAGGGCTGGGCAGACGAGGCGGGCTTTCCGAAAAAACTAAAGGAAGAAGTCTTTATTAAACATCTTAAAGGTCCATTGTTCTTCGGTTCTACCAGCGATTTTCAGGCCTTGGCAAACCAGGTGCCAAGAACGGCCTCTACGGTAATCATAAGAATGGACCGTATGCAGTATATGGACCAATCGGGGCTGTACACGCTCGAAGATGTGCTTATCGACCTTCGAAAATCTGGTATCAGTATATTGTTGGTCGATTTGCTCGATCAGCCGCGATATATGATGGAGCGGGTAGATGTCATTCCAGAACTGATTCCCGAAGAGCATATTTTCGAAACGTTCGCCGATTGCCTGAAATGGATAGAGCTCAATATACAGGACAAGTACGATAAGGTTGCGGTGCCGGCCTAATTGCTTCGTCGTTAGGTTTTGACGTGATCTGCCAGAAAACGGGGGTAATTGACGGAAGGTTTTGGGCGAAATAGACGGGGAATTTTATTTTCGTTGGTACACCAAAACCGTATCTTTGCAGAAATTTGGAATCAGCCGGCGAACGATATTGCCCGCTGATTCCAAATACAACAAAACTTTCTATGGGCAAACTTCTTATCGTAGGCACCGTTGCCTTTGATGAAATCGAGACTCCTTTCGGCAAAACGGACAAGATTCTTGGGGGTGCCGCCACATTCATCGGACTTGCCGCATCGCAGTTCGATGTAGATTCGGCCATCGTTTCCGTTGTGGGTGACGATCTGCCCCAGGAGTACCTCGATTTGCTCAAAAACAGGAACATCGACTTGTCCGGCCTGGAGGTCGTCAAGGGAGGCAAGACCTTTTATTGGAAGGGAAAATATCGCAATGACCTGAACTCAAGGGATACCCTCGTCACAGAACTGAATACTTTGGCGGACTTCAATCCTGTTGTTCCAGATAGTTTCAAGGACGCCGAGGTGGTCATGCTAGGTAATCTGCATCCTTCCATTCAGATGAGTGTCATTGAACAGATGAGGGCCGACCCCAAGTTGATTGTCCTGGACACCATGAATTTTTGGATGGATAATGCCCTCGAAGAACTCAATCGGGTCATCGAACACATAGATGTCATCGCTATCAACGATGAGGAGGCAAGACAGTTGACCGGGGAATATTCGTTGGTCAAGGCGGCGGAGGAAATTCAAAAAATGGGACCTAGATTCGTGGTCATAAAGAAAGGCGAACACGGAGCTTTACTGTTCCACGGCGAGAAGGTGTTCTTCGCTCCCGCACTCCCCTTAGAGGAGGTTTTCGACCCGACGGGCGCCGGGGATACTTTCGCGGGGGGATTTGCCGGCTATCTGGCGGCCACGGGCAGTATTTCGTTCGGAAACCTGAAAAATGCAGTAATCCACGGATCTAACTTGGCCTCTTTCTGTGTAGAGCGTTTCGGTACGGAACGGATGCAAGACCTCCAAAGGAAGGAAGTGAACCAACGCTTGCACCAATTTAAGACCTTGACCCAATTCGATATAGAATTAAGTTGATTTTACGCCCTAACGAAATTGTTAGGGCTTTTTTGATTATAATCCAATGAGCGACGCGATCAAGCACGAGTGTGGTATTTCTTTGATACGGTTATTGAAACCCCTGGAATACTATAAAGAAAAGTACGGTACGGCCTTCTACGGGGTAAATAAAATGTACCTGATGATGGAAAAGCAACATAACCGTGGGCAGGACGGGGCCGGCTTTGCCAGTATAAAATTGGATATGAGTCCCGGGGAACGCTATATGAGCCGGGTCCGTTCCATAGCCCAACAACCCATTCAGGACATTTTTGACCAGATCAACGCCCGTATCAACACGACCTTGAAAGAGCATCCCGAATACGTTGACGATGTTGCACAGCAGAAGAAGCACATACCCTATATCGGGGAGGTACTGTTAGGCCACGTGCGATACGGCACCTTTGGTAAGAACAGTATCGAGAGCGTACATCCCTTTTTGCGGCAGAATAATTGGATGCACCGCAACCTTATCGTAGCCGGGAACTTTAACATGACCAATGTTAACGAACTATTCGATAACCTTATCCAATTGGGGCAGCATCCCAAGGAAATGGCGGATACGGTGACCGTCATGGAAAAAATCGGTCATTTTTTGGATGATGCGGTTGCCAAGCTCTACAAACAAATTAAAAAAGAAGGCCATACCAAACAGGAAGCCTCACCTTTGATCGCCGAGCGGTTGAAAGTGTATAAAATTTTAAAAAAAGCGGCCAAAAACTGGGATGGTGGGTATGCCATTGCCGGACTGTTGGGCCACGGTGATGCTTTCGTGATGCGAGATCCTGCGGGAATTCGTCCGGTTTATCATTATCAGGACGATGAGGTGGTGATTATTGCCTCCGAGCGTCCAGCGATACAAACGGTTTTCAATGTGCCCTATGAAGAGGTCAAGGAGCTCGATCCGGGGAAGGCCATCATTGTAGAAAAAAACGGAAAAACATCCCTAAAGAAAATACTGCCCCCGGTAGAAAGAAAGGCTTGTTCTTTTGAACGTATTTACTTTTCGCGCGGGAGTGATAGGGAAATCTATCAAGAGCGAAAATTGTTGGGAAAACTGCTTTTCCCGCAGATATTAAACTCCATTGATCACGATTTGAAAAACACGGTGTTTTCCTATATTCCCAATACTGCCGAGACTTCCTTTTTTGGCATGGTCATCGAGGCACAGAACTACCTGAACAAGCGAAAGGAAGAGCAGATACTTTCGATTGGCGCCAAAATCACCAGTGAGCAGCTCCATGAAATCCTGGAAGTTCGCCCTCGCATCGAAAAAGTCGCCATCAAAGATGCAAAACTGCGCACCTTCATCACCCAAGACAGTAGC
Encoded here:
- a CDS encoding tetratricopeptide repeat protein, encoding MKKLGYILIFIMSFTAFAQSDALFNRATDAYNDGKYQAAVDNYLEILDNGKHSAELYYNLGNAYYKLNQIAPSIYYYEKALLLKPNDPEIKNNLSYARNMTLDAIDTMPETGFARIYNSFLDVLSFDQWGYVAVVFMILFVLLYIGFYYFRYSSRKRLAFILSTVCLFLSIASVVFAYMEYKAFQADRPAIVFAEQTSVKSEPNKISQEAFALHEGTKVNVLDELNDWKKIRIADGTFGWIPSEDIRLVKDF
- a CDS encoding carbonic anhydrase, translating into MDLNKVFKNNKNWIKEKLSADADFFDKLGKGQSPELLYIGCSDSRVTAEELMGMGPGEVFVHRNIANMVTSIDLNVMSVVNYAVDHLKVGHVVVCGHYACGGVKAAMQSADLGILNPWLRNIRDVYRLHKTELDEIDDENKRYDRLVELNVQEQCVNLIKTAAVQKAYRDRGLRVYGWVFDVRTGELVDLNIDFEGILDNIMEIYHLD
- a CDS encoding SulP family inorganic anion transporter; the encoded protein is MKNIFSNFKGDLFGGITAGIVALPLALAFGVSSGMGPSAGLYGAIFIGFFAALFGGTNTQISGPTAPMTAVSMVVIAGIVAANDGSLEKALPAILIVFLLAGLMQIGLGLMGIGKYIRYIPYPVVSGFMTAIGVIILVTQILPALGYYPKEDAEFVARYKPMAEEIILENILKEEAGEGILVLEDFEETIERAGTVTQEDIQKEAATLANKEASGVLGAFKVLPRALSNINWLELILALATIFIIYGFKRITTTIPSALVALAVVSGVAYGFGLDYRPIEQIPGGFPIPHLEIFTNFELGALTPYIFTALTLALLGAIDSLLTSVVADNMTKTKHRPNKELVGQGIGNSIAAIFGGIPGAGATIRTVVNINAGGKTKLSGMIAGILLLVILLALGPVASQIPAAVLAGILVTVGIGVMDYKGLKAIPSLPKDMSIGPVKLSSEVVIMLIVLVLSSVWNLVYAVGVGLVIASLMFMKKIGDMTAQRSDVKTLEKEQGWADEAGFPKKLKEEVFIKHLKGPLFFGSTSDFQALANQVPRTASTVIIRMDRMQYMDQSGLYTLEDVLIDLRKSGISILLVDLLDQPRYMMERVDVIPELIPEEHIFETFADCLKWIELNIQDKYDKVAVPA
- a CDS encoding PfkB family carbohydrate kinase, encoding MGKLLIVGTVAFDEIETPFGKTDKILGGAATFIGLAASQFDVDSAIVSVVGDDLPQEYLDLLKNRNIDLSGLEVVKGGKTFYWKGKYRNDLNSRDTLVTELNTLADFNPVVPDSFKDAEVVMLGNLHPSIQMSVIEQMRADPKLIVLDTMNFWMDNALEELNRVIEHIDVIAINDEEARQLTGEYSLVKAAEEIQKMGPRFVVIKKGEHGALLFHGEKVFFAPALPLEEVFDPTGAGDTFAGGFAGYLAATGSISFGNLKNAVIHGSNLASFCVERFGTERMQDLQRKEVNQRLHQFKTLTQFDIELS
- a CDS encoding amidophosphoribosyltransferase produces the protein MSDAIKHECGISLIRLLKPLEYYKEKYGTAFYGVNKMYLMMEKQHNRGQDGAGFASIKLDMSPGERYMSRVRSIAQQPIQDIFDQINARINTTLKEHPEYVDDVAQQKKHIPYIGEVLLGHVRYGTFGKNSIESVHPFLRQNNWMHRNLIVAGNFNMTNVNELFDNLIQLGQHPKEMADTVTVMEKIGHFLDDAVAKLYKQIKKEGHTKQEASPLIAERLKVYKILKKAAKNWDGGYAIAGLLGHGDAFVMRDPAGIRPVYHYQDDEVVIIASERPAIQTVFNVPYEEVKELDPGKAIIVEKNGKTSLKKILPPVERKACSFERIYFSRGSDREIYQERKLLGKLLFPQILNSIDHDLKNTVFSYIPNTAETSFFGMVIEAQNYLNKRKEEQILSIGAKITSEQLHEILEVRPRIEKVAIKDAKLRTFITQDSSRDDLVAHVYDISYGSVDKGDNLVIIDDSIVRGTTLKKSILRILDRLSPKKIVVVSSAPQIRYPDCYGIDMAKLEDFIAFRAALALHQERKTTDLIDDIYNKCLQQTDSNDAEVINHVKEFYAPFTAAEISEKTGELLSSDEVQAEVQIIYQTIENLHQACPKNLGDWYFTGNYPTPGGNRVVNNAFINFYEGKNQRAY